Proteins encoded within one genomic window of Solea senegalensis isolate Sse05_10M linkage group LG11, IFAPA_SoseM_1, whole genome shotgun sequence:
- the bcl2l1 gene encoding bcl-2-like protein 1 isoform X1 produces the protein MSQNRELVVYYIQYKLSQRNYPLHHLGLSEPPNRTDGGEAVSGEEQRIATHANGTLNGTSPSTPPASPQRQQQRLPSPTSMDAIKEALRDSANEFELRYARAFSDLHNQLHITPATAYQSFENVMDEVFRDGVNWGRIIGLFAFGGALSVECVEKEMSPLVGRIAEWMTVYLDNNIQPWIESQGGWVSLSHTHKMMFSNVSLNDFCVMLGRVSNKLGNIHIYKAEKSEHSLFKKKKLFKPIKIFGNLFCK, from the coding sequence atgtctcaaaacaGAGAACTGGTGGTttactacatacagtataaactgtCTCAGAGAAACTATCCACTGCACCACCTGGGACTCAGTGAGCCTCCAAACAGGACTGATGGGGGGGAGGCGGTGTCGGGCGAGGAGCAGCGGATAGCCACGCATGCCAATGGGACTTTAAACGGCACGAGTCCCAGCACCCCACCAGCGTCCCCGCAGCGGCAGCAGCAAAGGTTGCCGTCGCCGACGAGCATGGATGCGATAAAGGAGGCTCTGCGGGACTCGGCCAACGAGTTTGAGCTGCGGTACGCCCGCGCCTTCAGCGACCTGCACAACCAGCTGCACATCACGCCGGCCACCGCCTACCAGAGCTTCGAGAACGTGATGGACGAGGTGTTCCGAGACGGCGTCAACTGGGGCCGCATCATAGGGCTTTTTGCGTTTGGCGGCGCGCTGAGCGTCGAGTGCGTGGAGAAGGAGATGAGTCCGCTGGTGGGCAGGATCGCCGAGTGGATGACGGTCTACCTGGACAACAACATCCAGCCCTGGATCGAGAGTCAAGGAGGATGGGTgagtctctcacacacgcataaaatgatgttctcaaatgtcagtttgaatgatttctgtgttatgCTGGGCAGAGTTTCGAACAAactaggaaatattcacatttacaaagctgaaaagtcagagcactcgttatttaaaaaaaaaaaactattcaaacCAATCAAAATATTTGGCAATTTGTTTTGTAAGTGA
- the bcl2l1 gene encoding bcl-2-like protein 1 isoform X3 has protein sequence MSQNRELVVYYIQYKLSQRNYPLHHLGLSEPPNRTDGGEAVSGEEQRIATHANGTLNGTSPSTPPASPQRQQQRLPSPTSMDAIKEALRDSANEFELRYARAFSDLHNQLHITPATAYQSFENVMDEVFRDGVNWGRIIGLFAFGGALSVECVEKEMSPLVGRIAEWMTVYLDNNIQPWIESQGGWTAVEQTVPST, from the exons atgtctcaaaacaGAGAACTGGTGGTttactacatacagtataaactgtCTCAGAGAAACTATCCACTGCACCACCTGGGACTCAGTGAGCCTCCAAACAGGACTGATGGGGGGGAGGCGGTGTCGGGCGAGGAGCAGCGGATAGCCACGCATGCCAATGGGACTTTAAACGGCACGAGTCCCAGCACCCCACCAGCGTCCCCGCAGCGGCAGCAGCAAAGGTTGCCGTCGCCGACGAGCATGGATGCGATAAAGGAGGCTCTGCGGGACTCGGCCAACGAGTTTGAGCTGCGGTACGCCCGCGCCTTCAGCGACCTGCACAACCAGCTGCACATCACGCCGGCCACCGCCTACCAGAGCTTCGAGAACGTGATGGACGAGGTGTTCCGAGACGGCGTCAACTGGGGCCGCATCATAGGGCTTTTTGCGTTTGGCGGCGCGCTGAGCGTCGAGTGCGTGGAGAAGGAGATGAGTCCGCTGGTGGGCAGGATCGCCGAGTGGATGACGGTCTACCTGGACAACAACATCCAGCCCTGGATCGAGAGTCAAGGAGGATGG aCGGCAGTGGAACAGACAGTGCCATCGACCTAA